Proteins from a genomic interval of Methanoplanus endosymbiosus:
- the glyA gene encoding serine hydroxymethyltransferase, producing the protein MSDLANYDPDIYNLIEKERLRQVNGLELIASENVVSKSVLEAVGSILTNKYAEGYPGKRYYGGCEFHDQIEDLARDRLCKLFGAEHANVQAVSGSQANQAVYFAFMQNGDKMMSQDLAQGGHLSHGSPVNITGKWYSVSHYGVDKETETLDYAQIAEQARKEKPKMIVCGASAYPRTIDFKAFKEIADEVGAYCMADVAHIAGLIAGGQHPTSVGVTDITTTTTHKTLRGPRGGAIMCGEENAKAIDKSVFPGMQGGPLMHVIAGKAVCFREALTPDFKEYAKQIVRNSQAMAEVMISEGLDLVSGGTDNHLILLDLTNLAANGSHLTGLEAETFLGEAGITVNKNTIPREKLSPFVTSGLRIGTPAVTSRGMKEEEMKQIGHWIAAVLKDVCKDKDSKKAITEVRAEVEALASGFTLYPEVK; encoded by the coding sequence ATGTCTGATCTGGCAAATTATGATCCGGATATTTACAATTTAATTGAAAAGGAGCGCCTTCGCCAGGTAAACGGCCTGGAACTCATCGCTTCTGAAAATGTTGTAAGCAAATCAGTCCTTGAGGCTGTAGGTTCAATTCTGACAAACAAATACGCAGAAGGATATCCCGGAAAGAGATATTACGGCGGATGTGAATTCCACGACCAGATAGAAGATCTCGCAAGAGACCGCCTCTGTAAACTATTCGGTGCTGAACATGCAAATGTGCAGGCAGTCTCCGGAAGTCAGGCAAATCAGGCAGTATATTTTGCCTTCATGCAGAACGGCGACAAAATGATGAGCCAGGATCTTGCACAGGGCGGCCACTTATCACACGGATCTCCTGTAAATATTACAGGAAAATGGTATTCCGTCTCGCATTACGGAGTTGACAAGGAAACCGAAACACTTGATTATGCGCAGATTGCCGAACAGGCAAGAAAAGAGAAGCCAAAGATGATTGTATGCGGTGCAAGCGCTTACCCGCGTACCATCGACTTTAAGGCATTCAAAGAGATTGCGGATGAGGTCGGCGCATACTGTATGGCAGATGTGGCGCACATTGCGGGACTCATAGCCGGCGGGCAGCACCCTACATCAGTAGGAGTGACCGACATTACAACCACAACCACACATAAGACACTACGCGGACCACGCGGCGGTGCAATCATGTGCGGCGAGGAGAATGCAAAAGCTATAGACAAGTCGGTATTCCCCGGTATGCAGGGCGGACCACTGATGCATGTCATCGCCGGAAAGGCAGTATGCTTCAGAGAGGCTCTTACACCTGACTTTAAGGAGTACGCAAAGCAGATCGTCAGAAACTCACAGGCAATGGCAGAGGTTATGATCAGCGAAGGACTTGACCTTGTCTCCGGAGGAACTGACAACCATCTGATCCTTCTTGACCTGACAAACCTTGCAGCAAACGGTTCACATCTGACCGGACTGGAAGCAGAAACCTTCCTTGGAGAAGCAGGAATAACAGTCAATAAGAATACCATTCCAAGAGAGAAGCTCAGCCCATTCGTCACAAGCGGCCTTAGAATCGGAACACCGGCTGTGACATCAAGGGGAATGAAAGAAGAAGAGATGAAGCAGATCGGACACTGGATTGCAGCTGTACTTAAGGATGTCTGTAAGGACAAAGACTCAAAGAAGGCAATTACAGAAGTCCGTGCCGAAGTAGAGGCACTTGCTTCAGGATTTACACTCTATCCGGAAGTCAAATGA
- the folD gene encoding bifunctional methylenetetrahydrofolate dehydrogenase/methenyltetrahydrofolate cyclohydrolase FolD, with product MILNGRELSEKIQNSVKAEIEKSGLTPCLATVIVGEDPASQMYVRMKHKACENVGIKSAGVELPAESTTEEILKAVSELNKDPSVHGILVQLPLPSHADTEKVIESVSPEKDVDGFHPYNLGRLFSGRPDFVPCTPGGIMTILSEYGINPEGKRAVVIGRSVDVGRPMAALLINANATVTVCHSRTRNLEDEIRNADIVVSAIGRAKFIREDMIRDGAVVIDVGINQDDNGKLCGDVDFENVEKRTSAITPVPGGVGPMTIATLMQNTLKSAKLHEGL from the coding sequence ATGATATTAAACGGCAGGGAACTATCTGAAAAAATTCAGAATTCTGTAAAGGCTGAGATTGAAAAATCCGGTCTTACCCCATGCCTTGCAACTGTGATCGTGGGAGAAGATCCCGCATCGCAGATGTATGTCAGAATGAAACATAAGGCATGTGAAAATGTCGGCATAAAGTCAGCAGGAGTTGAACTTCCGGCAGAGTCCACCACAGAAGAGATACTTAAAGCAGTATCTGAACTGAATAAAGACCCGTCTGTTCACGGCATTCTCGTACAGCTTCCCCTTCCATCCCACGCAGATACAGAAAAAGTGATTGAATCCGTATCCCCTGAAAAGGATGTTGACGGATTTCACCCGTACAACCTCGGCAGGCTCTTTTCAGGAAGGCCTGACTTTGTACCCTGCACACCGGGCGGAATAATGACAATACTCTCAGAGTACGGCATAAATCCGGAAGGCAAAAGAGCAGTCGTCATAGGAAGATCTGTAGATGTCGGAAGGCCGATGGCTGCACTTCTGATAAATGCCAACGCAACCGTAACAGTGTGCCATTCAAGAACCAGAAACCTTGAAGATGAGATCAGAAATGCCGACATTGTGGTCAGCGCAATCGGCAGGGCGAAATTTATCAGAGAGGATATGATTCGTGACGGTGCAGTTGTAATCGATGTCGGCATAAATCAGGATGACAACGGAAAGTTATGCGGTGATGTTGACTTTGAAAATGTTGAGAAGAGAACATCAGCAATAACACCAGTCCCCGGCGGAGTCGGGCCGATGACAATCGCAACCCTTATGCAGAATACACTTAAATCAGCAAAACTGCATGAAGGACTTTAA